Proteins found in one Geomonas subterranea genomic segment:
- the rplM gene encoding 50S ribosomal protein L13, protein MKTQVAKKEEVTRDWYLVDVDSKVLGRVATEIANVLRGKNKPTFTPSVDTGDFVIVVNAEKIALTGNKFANKTYYSHSSFPGGLKEITAAKLIDKKPEELIKKAVKGMLPKNKLARHMLKKLKIYSGGAHPHAAQNPKNLNI, encoded by the coding sequence ATGAAGACGCAAGTTGCCAAAAAAGAAGAAGTTACCAGGGATTGGTACCTGGTTGATGTGGATAGCAAGGTGCTCGGCCGTGTCGCGACTGAAATCGCCAACGTGCTGCGCGGCAAGAACAAGCCGACCTTCACCCCGAGCGTTGACACCGGCGACTTCGTCATTGTCGTGAACGCGGAGAAGATTGCCCTGACCGGCAATAAGTTTGCTAACAAGACCTACTACAGCCACTCTTCGTTCCCGGGCGGGCTGAAAGAGATCACCGCCGCCAAGCTCATCGACAAGAAGCCGGAAGAGCTGATCAAGAAAGCTGTCAAAGGCATGCTGCCCAAAAACAAGCTTGCCCGCCACATGCTGAAGAAGCTGAAGATCTACAGCGGCGGTGCTCACCCGCACGCGGCTCAGAATCCGAAGAATCTGAACATTTAA
- the rpsI gene encoding 30S ribosomal protein S9: protein MAVSFYATGKRKSSIARVWIKPGNGEIIVNTKTLDSYFGRETSKMVVMQPLELTENVGKFDIFCTVKGGGDSGQAGAIKHGITKALIEADADLRGTLKKAGFITRDSRIKERKKYGKKAARASFQFSKR from the coding sequence ATGGCAGTCAGCTTTTACGCAACTGGGAAAAGGAAGTCGTCCATCGCCAGGGTTTGGATCAAGCCGGGCAACGGCGAGATCATTGTAAATACCAAGACTCTTGACAGCTACTTCGGCCGCGAGACCTCCAAGATGGTGGTCATGCAGCCCCTCGAGTTGACCGAGAATGTCGGCAAGTTCGACATCTTCTGCACCGTCAAGGGCGGTGGCGACTCCGGCCAGGCCGGCGCCATCAAGCATGGCATCACCAAGGCCCTCATCGAGGCCGATGCCGACCTGCGCGGTACCCTGAAGAAAGCCGGGTTCATCACCCGCGACTCGCGCATCAAGGAAAGAAAGAAGTACGGCAAGAAGGCGGCACGCGCCAGCTTCCAGTTCTCCAAGCGTTAA
- the argC gene encoding N-acetyl-gamma-glutamyl-phosphate reductase: MIKVAIVGASGYTGVELIRILHAHPEVAVTCVTSEQSAGRPVSDVFPTLRGRCDLVLENLEPVGIAGQVDMVFTALPHKAAMAVVPTFLKMGKDVVDLSADYRLHDADVYGRWYEKHLTPELLSQAVYGLPELRRDKIREASLVANPGCYPTSVILGLAPLLKGKVIDPKSIIVDAKSGTSGAGRSAKVDNLFCEVNEGFKAYGVGGVHRHIPEIEQELSLLAGNPLTISFTPHLVPMDRGILSTIYSVPTGKVSAAELITLYQAFYEGEPFVRVLPEGVLPSTAHVRGSNFCDIGVVVDDRTGRIIVVSAIDNLVKGASGQAVQNMNLMCGLPETLGLDFVGIFP; this comes from the coding sequence ATGATCAAGGTTGCCATCGTCGGTGCCAGCGGCTATACCGGCGTCGAACTTATCCGTATCCTGCATGCCCACCCCGAGGTCGCCGTCACCTGCGTCACCTCCGAGCAGAGCGCCGGGCGCCCGGTGAGCGACGTGTTCCCCACCCTGCGCGGCAGGTGTGATCTCGTCCTGGAGAATCTGGAGCCGGTCGGGATCGCCGGGCAGGTGGACATGGTCTTCACCGCGCTGCCGCACAAGGCGGCCATGGCGGTGGTGCCGACGTTCCTGAAGATGGGCAAGGACGTGGTCGATCTCTCCGCCGACTACCGGCTGCACGATGCGGACGTGTACGGAAGGTGGTACGAAAAGCACCTGACCCCGGAGCTGCTGTCCCAGGCGGTCTACGGTCTTCCCGAGCTGCGCCGCGACAAGATCCGCGAGGCGAGCCTGGTCGCCAATCCCGGCTGCTACCCCACCAGCGTCATCCTCGGTCTGGCCCCGCTGTTGAAGGGGAAGGTGATCGACCCGAAGAGCATCATCGTCGATGCGAAGTCCGGGACCTCCGGCGCCGGGCGTAGCGCCAAGGTGGATAACCTCTTCTGCGAGGTGAACGAGGGGTTCAAGGCTTACGGCGTGGGGGGCGTGCATCGCCACATCCCCGAGATCGAGCAGGAACTCTCGCTTCTGGCCGGCAATCCGCTCACGATCTCGTTTACTCCGCACCTGGTTCCGATGGACCGCGGCATCCTGTCCACCATCTACAGTGTCCCGACCGGAAAGGTGAGCGCGGCGGAACTGATCACCCTGTACCAGGCCTTCTATGAGGGCGAGCCGTTCGTCAGGGTGCTTCCAGAGGGAGTGCTCCCCTCCACGGCGCACGTCAGGGGTTCCAACTTCTGCGACATCGGCGTTGTGGTGGACGACCGTACCGGCAGGATCATCGTGGTTTCCGCCATCGACAACCTGGTGAAAGGTGCCTCCGGGCAGGCGGTTCAGAACATGAACCTCATGTGTGGGCTTCCCGAAACCCTCGGCCTCGATTTCGTGGGGATCTTCCCGTAA
- a CDS encoding YgiQ family radical SAM protein, with the protein MKQARPKQSPSRFLPITLSEAKARGWNELDVIFVSGDAYVDHPSFGIPLLARLLESKGLRVGIIPQPDWRSKEPFMALGRPRMFFAVAAGAMDSMVAHYTPARKLRRDDAYTPGNRHGARPNRATIIYTSRLKEAYRDVPVVIGGIEASLRRFAHYDFWEDKVRRSALIDAKADLLIYGMGESPLLELVQRLQKGEPFSSIRDIRGTAYPTSAAPETGPDLVELPSYEEVAADKAAYARSFRLLSGEQNPGCARTVVQRHAQRYLVCNPPALPLSGQALDALYALPFVKAPHPGYKETIPAYEQIRNSITTHRGCFGGCAFCAITHHQGKTIQSRSEQSVLQELERLAALPWFRGSVSDLGGPTANMFGLSCGNPEAGAKCRRDSCLFPKICKNLVTDDAGSSRLLAKARRISGVKHVAVSSGVRYDLMERQPRYLRELVSHHVSGLLKVAPEHLADRVTSVMRKPGHDCFDRFRDSFQKESAKAGKRQYIVPYFISGHPGCTLSDMVDLALMLKRWGMRVEQVQDFTPTPGTLSTCIYHTGVDPFTGEKVYVARTDREKGLQKSLLLYHVPEERKNCLAALKECGREDAAVELFGPNNRR; encoded by the coding sequence ATGAAACAGGCACGACCCAAGCAGTCTCCTTCCCGGTTCCTCCCCATCACCCTCTCCGAAGCAAAGGCTCGCGGCTGGAACGAACTCGACGTCATCTTCGTCTCCGGCGACGCCTACGTGGATCATCCATCTTTCGGAATCCCGCTGCTCGCGCGGCTCCTGGAATCGAAGGGGCTCCGGGTCGGCATCATCCCTCAGCCCGACTGGCGCAGCAAAGAGCCTTTCATGGCGCTCGGGCGCCCGCGCATGTTCTTCGCGGTAGCCGCCGGCGCCATGGATTCGATGGTTGCGCACTACACGCCGGCGCGGAAACTGCGCCGCGACGACGCGTACACTCCCGGCAACCGCCACGGTGCGCGCCCCAACCGCGCGACCATCATCTACACCTCCCGCCTCAAGGAAGCCTACCGTGACGTCCCGGTGGTGATCGGCGGCATCGAGGCGAGCCTCAGGCGCTTCGCCCACTACGACTTCTGGGAAGACAAGGTGCGCCGCTCCGCGCTCATCGATGCCAAGGCCGACCTGCTCATCTACGGCATGGGCGAGAGCCCCCTTCTCGAGCTGGTTCAGAGGCTGCAAAAGGGGGAGCCGTTCTCCTCCATACGCGACATTCGTGGCACGGCCTACCCCACGTCGGCCGCGCCGGAAACGGGCCCCGACTTGGTGGAGCTTCCGAGCTACGAGGAGGTGGCCGCCGACAAAGCCGCCTATGCCCGGTCGTTCCGCCTGCTGTCGGGGGAACAGAACCCCGGTTGCGCCAGGACTGTGGTCCAGCGCCACGCCCAGCGTTACCTGGTCTGCAATCCTCCGGCGTTACCGCTTTCCGGGCAGGCGCTGGACGCGCTCTACGCGCTCCCCTTCGTGAAAGCCCCGCACCCGGGCTACAAGGAAACGATCCCGGCTTACGAGCAGATCCGCAACTCGATTACCACGCACCGCGGTTGTTTCGGCGGCTGCGCCTTCTGCGCCATCACTCATCACCAGGGAAAGACGATCCAGTCCCGCAGTGAGCAGAGCGTGTTGCAGGAGTTGGAGCGGTTGGCGGCTCTTCCCTGGTTCCGCGGCAGCGTGAGCGACCTGGGCGGGCCGACCGCCAACATGTTCGGCCTATCCTGCGGCAACCCCGAGGCAGGCGCCAAGTGCCGCCGCGACAGCTGCCTGTTCCCGAAGATATGTAAGAACCTCGTCACCGACGACGCCGGCAGTTCCAGGCTCCTCGCCAAGGCCCGCCGCATCTCCGGCGTGAAGCACGTCGCCGTTTCGTCGGGGGTGCGCTACGACCTGATGGAGCGTCAGCCCCGGTACCTGCGCGAGTTGGTCTCGCACCACGTGAGCGGCCTCTTGAAGGTAGCGCCGGAGCATCTTGCCGATCGCGTCACGTCGGTGATGCGCAAGCCGGGGCACGACTGCTTCGACCGTTTCCGGGATTCATTCCAGAAGGAGAGCGCCAAGGCGGGGAAGAGGCAGTACATCGTGCCGTACTTCATCTCCGGGCATCCCGGCTGCACGCTGTCGGACATGGTGGATCTCGCCCTGATGCTGAAGCGGTGGGGGATGCGGGTGGAGCAGGTGCAGGATTTCACTCCTACCCCGGGGACGCTCTCTACCTGCATCTATCACACGGGTGTGGATCCCTTTACCGGGGAGAAGGTCTACGTGGCGCGGACGGACCGGGAAAAGGGGCTGCAGAAGTCGCTGCTTTTGTACCACGTGCCTGAGGAAAGGAAGAACTGCCTGGCGGCGCTTAAGGAGTGTGGCCGGGAGGATGCCGCGGTTGAATTGTTCGGGCCGAACAACAGGAGGTAG
- a CDS encoding YciI-like protein has protein sequence MHYLLLYEVAPDYLERRGEFRAEHLALAWESAQRGELILGGALTDPADGAVLLFTADTPEVPAAFAKADPYVLNGLVAKWTVRGWHTVVGELAHAPVHP, from the coding sequence ATGCATTATCTGTTGCTGTATGAAGTCGCTCCGGATTACCTGGAGCGCAGGGGCGAGTTTCGCGCGGAACACCTGGCCCTGGCCTGGGAGTCGGCGCAGCGTGGAGAGTTGATTCTTGGTGGTGCGCTCACCGATCCGGCCGACGGCGCGGTCCTCCTCTTCACGGCCGACACCCCCGAAGTGCCGGCTGCTTTCGCCAAGGCCGACCCGTACGTCCTGAACGGTTTGGTGGCGAAGTGGACAGTGCGCGGGTGGCATACCGTGGTCGGCGAGCTGGCCCACGCACCGGTTCACCCCTAG
- a CDS encoding DUF2917 domain-containing protein yields the protein MECLLGKGELLNLAGGAYGLTLRCLTGTIWLTKGDGRDYLVRQGSSFELSKGEPALAEALETAELQMRSAGVAEQRGAALAAAPAGPFLPRPL from the coding sequence ATGGAGTGTTTGCTAGGAAAAGGGGAACTGTTGAACCTCGCCGGAGGGGCCTACGGCCTCACCTTGCGCTGCCTCACCGGGACCATCTGGCTCACGAAGGGGGACGGCAGGGATTACCTGGTGCGCCAAGGAAGCAGCTTCGAGCTCTCCAAAGGGGAACCGGCGCTGGCGGAGGCTCTCGAAACAGCGGAATTGCAGATGAGGTCAGCTGGCGTCGCGGAGCAGCGCGGCGCCGCGCTTGCTGCGGCCCCTGCCGGACCTTTCCTGCCGCGACCTCTCTAG
- the tuf gene encoding elongation factor Tu produces MAKAKFERTKPHVNIGTIGHVDHGKTTLTAAITKVLAGKGQAEFKAFDQIDNAPEERERGITIATAHVEYETDKRHYAHVDCPGHADYVKNMITGAAQMDGAILVVSAADGPMPQTREHILLARQVGVPYIVVFLNKADMVDDEELLELVELEVRELLSSYDFPGDDIPIIKGSALKGLEGDQGELGEQAIMKLMDAVDAYIPEPQRAIDKPFLMPVEDVFSISGRGTVATGRVERGIVKVGEEVEIVGIKATTKTTVTGVEMFRKLLDEGRAGDNIGALLRGVKREEIERGQVLAKPGSITPHTKFKAEAYILSKEEGGRHTPFFNGYRPQFYFRTTDVTGVVDLEAGVEMVMPGDNVSVTVNLITPIAMDEGLRFAIREGGRTVGAGVVASIIE; encoded by the coding sequence ATGGCTAAAGCTAAATTCGAAAGAACTAAACCGCATGTGAACATAGGGACCATCGGTCACGTCGACCACGGCAAGACCACCCTGACCGCAGCTATCACCAAGGTGCTCGCCGGCAAAGGCCAGGCCGAGTTCAAGGCGTTCGACCAGATCGACAACGCTCCGGAAGAGCGTGAGCGCGGCATCACCATCGCCACCGCACACGTCGAGTACGAGACCGACAAGCGTCACTACGCTCATGTCGACTGCCCGGGCCACGCCGACTACGTCAAGAACATGATCACCGGTGCTGCGCAGATGGACGGCGCGATCCTGGTTGTTTCCGCAGCTGACGGCCCGATGCCGCAGACCCGCGAGCACATCCTGCTCGCACGTCAGGTCGGCGTCCCCTACATCGTCGTGTTCCTGAACAAGGCCGACATGGTGGACGACGAGGAGCTCCTCGAGCTGGTCGAGCTGGAAGTTCGCGAACTCCTCTCCTCCTACGACTTCCCGGGCGACGATATCCCGATCATCAAGGGTTCCGCTCTGAAAGGCCTCGAGGGTGACCAGGGCGAGCTGGGCGAGCAGGCCATCATGAAACTGATGGACGCCGTCGACGCCTACATCCCGGAGCCGCAGCGTGCCATCGACAAGCCGTTCCTCATGCCGGTCGAGGACGTGTTCTCCATCTCCGGTCGCGGTACCGTCGCCACCGGTCGTGTCGAGCGCGGCATCGTCAAGGTCGGCGAAGAGGTCGAGATCGTCGGCATCAAGGCAACCACCAAGACCACCGTCACCGGCGTCGAGATGTTCCGTAAGCTCCTCGACGAGGGTCGCGCTGGCGACAACATCGGCGCCCTGCTGCGCGGTGTGAAGCGTGAGGAGATCGAGCGTGGCCAGGTTCTCGCCAAGCCGGGCTCCATCACCCCGCACACCAAGTTCAAGGCAGAAGCCTACATCCTGTCCAAGGAAGAGGGCGGCCGTCACACCCCGTTCTTCAACGGCTACCGTCCGCAGTTCTACTTCAGGACCACCGATGTTACCGGCGTGGTTGACCTCGAGGCCGGTGTCGAGATGGTTATGCCGGGCGACAACGTCTCGGTAACCGTCAACCTGATCACCCCGATCGCAATGGACGAAGGTCTGCGCTTCGCTATCCGCGAAGGCGGCCGTACCGTCGGTGCAGGCGTCGTTGCCTCCATCATCGAGTAA
- the rpmG gene encoding 50S ribosomal protein L33, translated as MPRDIITLGCTECKQRNYTTTKNKKNTPQKLEFNKYCRFCQKHTPHKETK; from the coding sequence ATGCCTAGAGACATCATCACCCTTGGGTGCACCGAGTGCAAACAGCGTAACTATACCACCACGAAGAACAAGAAGAATACGCCCCAGAAGCTGGAGTTCAACAAGTACTGCCGCTTCTGCCAGAAGCACACGCCGCACAAGGAAACCAAATAG
- the secE gene encoding preprotein translocase subunit SecE: MLAKAKTFFEDVQAELAKVTWPTRKETFSTAQVVVVIIVIISLYLGVCDVVLTKLIKSIIR; the protein is encoded by the coding sequence GTGCTCGCGAAAGCCAAGACTTTTTTTGAGGATGTACAGGCGGAGCTCGCCAAGGTGACTTGGCCGACTCGCAAAGAGACCTTCTCTACTGCTCAGGTAGTTGTCGTCATCATCGTGATCATCTCACTTTACCTTGGCGTCTGCGACGTGGTCCTTACTAAGCTCATCAAGTCGATTATCCGCTAG
- the nusG gene encoding transcription termination/antitermination protein NusG, with protein sequence MAHKWYGVHTYSGFENKVRLSLAERIKNLEMEEFFGEILIPCETVVELKKGEKKTSSRKFFPGYILVNMELNDDTWHVVKETAKVTGFVGGNNPFPIPDDEVNKITKRMEEGAEKPRPKVLFEVGETVRVIDGPFLNFSGVVEDVKPDKGKLKVMVSIFGRATPVELEFMQVEKQ encoded by the coding sequence ATGGCACACAAATGGTACGGCGTACATACCTACTCCGGCTTTGAGAACAAGGTGCGGCTCTCGCTTGCAGAGCGCATCAAGAATCTCGAGATGGAGGAGTTCTTCGGCGAGATCCTGATCCCGTGCGAAACCGTCGTCGAACTTAAGAAGGGGGAGAAGAAGACTTCTTCCAGGAAGTTCTTCCCCGGATACATCCTGGTGAACATGGAACTGAACGACGACACCTGGCACGTGGTCAAGGAGACCGCGAAAGTGACCGGGTTCGTCGGTGGCAATAATCCCTTCCCGATCCCGGACGACGAAGTCAACAAGATCACCAAGAGGATGGAAGAGGGTGCCGAAAAGCCCCGTCCCAAGGTCCTCTTCGAAGTGGGCGAGACGGTCAGGGTCATCGACGGTCCCTTCCTCAACTTCTCGGGTGTGGTCGAGGACGTCAAGCCGGACAAGGGGAAACTCAAGGTCATGGTAAGCATCTTCGGGCGCGCGACCCCGGTCGAGCTCGAATTCATGCAGGTAGAAAAGCAGTAG
- the rplK gene encoding 50S ribosomal protein L11 has protein sequence MAKKITGYIKLQVPAGKANPSPPIGPALGQHGVNIMEFCKAFNAKTQADEGTITPVVITVYADRSFTFITKTPPAPVLIKKALGLQSGSATPNKTKVGKLTKEQVREIATKKMPDLNAASLEAAMKTIEGTARSMGVEIA, from the coding sequence ATGGCGAAAAAGATCACCGGTTACATAAAGCTGCAGGTACCCGCAGGGAAGGCAAACCCGTCTCCTCCGATCGGTCCCGCACTCGGTCAGCACGGCGTCAACATCATGGAGTTCTGCAAGGCCTTCAACGCGAAGACCCAGGCGGACGAAGGGACCATCACCCCGGTCGTGATCACTGTCTACGCCGACAGGTCCTTCACCTTCATCACCAAGACTCCGCCGGCTCCGGTTCTCATCAAGAAAGCTCTCGGTCTGCAGAGCGGTTCCGCTACCCCCAACAAGACCAAGGTTGGCAAGCTGACCAAGGAGCAGGTGCGCGAGATCGCAACGAAGAAGATGCCCGACCTCAATGCCGCGAGCCTTGAGGCTGCCATGAAGACCATCGAAGGTACCGCGCGCAGCATGGGCGTTGAAATAGCTTAA
- the rplA gene encoding 50S ribosomal protein L1, with translation MSMSKKLKEARAKVDRTKTYPLTDGLELVKGAAYAKFDETVDLVVKLGVDPRHADQMVRGAVVLPNGLGKDVRVLVFAKGEKEKEAREAGADFVGADDLVAKIQEGWFEFDTAIATPDMMGVVGKIGKLLGPRGLMPNPKVGTVTFDLARAIKESKSGKVEFRVEKAGIVHAPVGKVSFSAETLRQNVVALVEALQKAKPAAAKGTYMKKVAVSSTMGPGVTIDLADISAILK, from the coding sequence ATGTCTATGTCAAAGAAGCTTAAAGAGGCTCGCGCCAAGGTCGACAGGACCAAAACCTATCCCCTGACCGACGGCCTTGAGCTCGTCAAGGGCGCGGCTTATGCGAAGTTCGACGAGACTGTCGACCTGGTGGTGAAGCTGGGCGTCGACCCGCGTCACGCCGACCAGATGGTCCGCGGCGCCGTCGTGCTCCCGAACGGCCTGGGCAAGGACGTGCGCGTCCTGGTCTTCGCCAAGGGCGAGAAGGAGAAGGAGGCCCGCGAGGCCGGTGCCGATTTCGTCGGTGCCGACGACCTGGTCGCCAAGATCCAGGAAGGGTGGTTCGAGTTCGACACCGCCATCGCCACACCGGACATGATGGGCGTGGTCGGTAAGATCGGTAAGCTCCTCGGGCCCCGCGGCCTGATGCCGAACCCGAAAGTCGGCACCGTGACCTTCGACCTGGCCCGCGCCATCAAGGAGTCCAAGTCCGGCAAGGTCGAGTTCCGTGTCGAGAAGGCCGGCATCGTGCACGCGCCGGTCGGCAAGGTCTCCTTCAGCGCCGAGACCCTGAGGCAGAACGTGGTCGCCCTGGTGGAAGCCCTCCAGAAGGCGAAGCCGGCTGCAGCAAAGGGCACCTACATGAAGAAGGTTGCCGTGTCCTCCACCATGGGCCCGGGCGTCACCATCGATCTCGCTGACATCAGCGCGATCTTGAAATAA
- the rplJ gene encoding 50S ribosomal protein L10, producing MNKENKQELVAEMHDKLLKAQAVFLADFRGMNVGQATELRNELRKANAEYKVVKNTLLEIASKGTDKEGLSQYYAGPTAIALCYDDPVAAAKVLSRFNKENTNPFTLKAGVLTGKTINVAEIQALADLPSREVLIAKMLGSMQAPASNFVRVLAAVPGGFVRALEQIRIQKAA from the coding sequence TTGAATAAGGAAAACAAGCAAGAACTTGTTGCCGAAATGCACGACAAGCTCCTCAAGGCCCAGGCGGTATTTCTCGCGGATTTCCGCGGGATGAACGTCGGCCAGGCGACCGAGCTCAGAAACGAGCTCAGGAAAGCCAACGCGGAGTACAAGGTCGTCAAGAACACCCTGCTTGAGATCGCTTCCAAAGGGACCGACAAGGAAGGTCTGTCGCAGTACTACGCAGGCCCCACCGCCATCGCCCTTTGCTACGACGATCCCGTCGCGGCGGCCAAGGTGCTGTCCCGCTTCAACAAGGAAAACACCAACCCGTTTACCTTGAAAGCTGGCGTGCTCACCGGCAAGACCATCAACGTGGCTGAGATCCAGGCTCTGGCAGACCTGCCGAGCCGCGAAGTGCTTATCGCCAAGATGCTGGGCAGCATGCAGGCACCGGCAAGCAACTTCGTACGCGTTCTCGCGGCTGTCCCGGGCGGTTTCGTACGCGCGCTGGAACAGATCAGGATCCAGAAGGCTGCCTAG
- the rplL gene encoding 50S ribosomal protein L7/L12: protein MAITKEEVISFIENMSVLELAGLVKELEEKFGVSAAAPVAVAAAGPAAGPAEAAEEKTEFDVILKSAGANKIGVIKVVRGLTSLGLKEAKDLVDGAPQPVKTGISKEEAADAQKQLVEAGAEVEVK from the coding sequence ATGGCTATCACCAAAGAAGAAGTAATCAGCTTCATCGAAAACATGTCCGTCCTCGAACTTGCCGGCCTCGTGAAAGAGCTCGAAGAGAAGTTCGGCGTTTCCGCAGCAGCTCCGGTTGCTGTGGCTGCTGCTGGCCCGGCTGCTGGCCCGGCTGAAGCTGCTGAAGAGAAGACCGAGTTCGACGTCATCCTGAAGTCCGCTGGCGCCAACAAGATCGGCGTCATCAAGGTCGTCCGCGGCCTGACCTCCCTGGGCCTCAAAGAAGCCAAGGACCTGGTCGACGGCGCTCCGCAGCCGGTCAAGACTGGCATCTCCAAAGAAGAAGCTGCCGACGCACAGAAGCAGCTGGTCGAGGCAGGCGCAGAAGTGGAAGTTAAGTAA